One genomic region from Amycolatopsis sp. FBCC-B4732 encodes:
- a CDS encoding exo-beta-N-acetylmuramidase NamZ domain-containing protein: protein MTLNRRHFLGASAAAVPVLAGGSAVAGAQPEQPAQAEQNHGRVLTGAEQLAAQGWRPLKGRKLGVLSNPTGVLLNGDHIVDSMVAAGVKPVAAFGPEHGFRGSAQAGGSEGDYTDPRTGVPVYDAYGVDATKLASLFTKAGVDTVVFDIADVGARFYTYIWSLYTAMVAAAQVKAAFVVLDRPNPIGGRAAGPLLDPKFSSGIGKKPIVQQHGMTAGELARYFAEEFLPGDGVQLDRLEVVQVRGWQRDTLFAQTGLNWVLPSPNMPTPDTALVYPGTGMFEGTVFSEGRGTTRPFEIIGAPGLDWRWREKLEDLALPGAKFREVYFVPTFSKFVNQTCGGVQLSVSDPRAFDAIRTAVAMLVTAKALHPGVFAWRPDNYIDKLSGSDRLRTMVDAGAGVDEVTGAWRAELAEFDRRRRHYLLYR from the coding sequence GTGACGCTCAACCGGCGCCACTTCCTGGGCGCGAGCGCGGCCGCCGTCCCGGTCCTGGCGGGCGGCTCGGCCGTCGCGGGTGCCCAGCCGGAGCAGCCGGCGCAGGCCGAACAGAACCACGGACGGGTGCTCACCGGTGCGGAGCAGCTGGCCGCGCAGGGCTGGCGGCCGCTCAAGGGCCGCAAGCTCGGGGTGCTGTCGAACCCCACCGGCGTGCTGCTCAACGGCGACCACATCGTCGACTCGATGGTCGCGGCCGGCGTCAAGCCGGTCGCGGCCTTCGGGCCCGAGCACGGCTTCCGCGGCAGCGCGCAGGCCGGCGGCTCCGAAGGCGACTACACCGATCCCCGCACGGGTGTCCCGGTGTACGACGCGTACGGCGTCGACGCGACGAAGCTCGCTTCGCTGTTCACCAAGGCGGGCGTCGACACCGTCGTGTTCGACATCGCCGACGTGGGCGCGCGCTTCTACACCTACATCTGGTCGCTCTACACGGCGATGGTGGCCGCGGCGCAGGTCAAGGCCGCTTTCGTCGTGCTCGACCGGCCGAACCCGATCGGCGGCCGGGCGGCCGGCCCGCTGCTCGACCCGAAGTTCTCCTCGGGGATCGGCAAGAAGCCGATCGTCCAGCAGCACGGCATGACCGCCGGCGAGCTGGCGCGCTACTTCGCCGAGGAGTTCCTGCCCGGCGACGGCGTGCAGCTGGATCGCCTCGAAGTCGTCCAGGTCCGCGGCTGGCAGCGCGACACGCTCTTCGCGCAGACCGGGCTGAACTGGGTGCTGCCGAGCCCGAACATGCCGACCCCGGACACCGCGCTCGTCTACCCGGGCACCGGGATGTTCGAGGGCACCGTGTTCTCCGAAGGCCGCGGGACGACCCGGCCGTTCGAGATCATCGGCGCGCCCGGGCTCGACTGGCGCTGGCGGGAGAAGCTCGAGGACCTCGCGCTGCCGGGCGCGAAGTTCCGCGAGGTCTACTTCGTGCCGACGTTCAGCAAGTTCGTCAACCAGACCTGCGGTGGCGTGCAGCTGAGCGTGAGCGACCCGCGGGCCTTCGACGCGATCCGGACCGCGGTCGCCATGCTCGTCACGGCGAAGGCGCTGCACCCGGGCGTCTTCGCGTGGCGCCCGGACAACTACATCGACAAGCTCTCCGGCTCCGACCGGCTGCGCACCATGGTCGACGCCGGGGCGGGCGTCGACGAGGTCACCGGGGCCTGGCGGGCCGAGCTCGCCGAGTTCGACCGCAGACGTCGCCACTACCTGCTCTACCGCTGA
- a CDS encoding TadA family conjugal transfer-associated ATPase codes for MTTDFVDRVRNRLAGDRRQADPVAVATAVRAEAGGALGHNAVLDAARQARDEFIGAGPLAPLLEDPNTTDVLVTSPEEVWTDGPTGLTRTTVRFTDEEAVRRLAQRLALAAGRRLDDAQPYVDGWLPGAGPHGRIRVHAVLPPIATAGTCLSLRVLRPATHDLTALRALGAFDAEGAKLLQTVVTRRMAFLVTGGTGAGKTTLLAALLGAVDPGERIVCVEDAGELQPAHPQFVSLVARPANVEGAGAVGLPELVRQALRMRPDRLVVGEVRGAEVGALLTALNTGHDGGACTVHANSPAEVPARIEALAALGGLGREAVHSQLVAAIRVVLHMRRELGGRRRLAEVGVLRTEHGRARVVPVWRAGRWTIDRHLFVNSGAIAC; via the coding sequence ATGACGACCGACTTCGTGGACCGCGTCCGCAACCGCCTGGCCGGCGACCGCCGCCAGGCCGACCCGGTCGCCGTCGCCACCGCCGTCCGCGCCGAGGCAGGCGGCGCCCTCGGCCACAACGCCGTCCTCGACGCGGCCCGCCAAGCCCGCGACGAGTTCATCGGCGCCGGCCCACTCGCCCCGCTCCTCGAAGACCCGAACACCACCGACGTGCTCGTGACGAGCCCGGAAGAGGTCTGGACGGACGGCCCCACCGGCCTCACCCGCACCACCGTCCGCTTCACCGACGAAGAAGCCGTCCGCCGCCTGGCCCAGCGCCTCGCCCTCGCGGCGGGCCGCCGCCTCGACGACGCCCAGCCCTATGTGGACGGCTGGCTCCCCGGCGCCGGCCCGCACGGCCGGATCCGCGTCCACGCCGTCCTCCCGCCGATCGCGACGGCCGGCACCTGCCTGTCCCTGCGCGTCCTCCGCCCGGCGACGCACGACCTCACCGCTCTCCGCGCACTGGGCGCGTTCGACGCCGAAGGTGCGAAGCTGCTGCAGACCGTCGTCACCAGGCGGATGGCGTTCCTCGTCACGGGCGGCACCGGAGCGGGCAAGACCACGCTCCTCGCCGCGCTGCTCGGCGCGGTCGACCCGGGCGAGCGGATCGTCTGCGTCGAGGACGCCGGCGAGCTGCAGCCGGCGCACCCGCAGTTCGTCAGCCTCGTCGCCCGTCCGGCCAATGTGGAGGGTGCGGGCGCGGTCGGCCTGCCCGAGCTGGTGCGTCAGGCGCTGCGCATGCGACCCGACCGGCTGGTGGTCGGCGAAGTTCGCGGCGCCGAGGTCGGCGCGTTGCTCACCGCGCTGAACACGGGTCACGACGGCGGCGCGTGCACGGTTCACGCGAACTCCCCGGCGGAGGTCCCGGCCCGCATCGAGGCCCTCGCCGCGCTGGGCGGTCTCGGCCGCGAAGCCGTGCACAGCCAGCTGGTCGCGGCGATCCGCGTGGTCCTGCACATGCGCCGCGAGCTGGGCGGCCGGCGTCGCCTCGCCGAGGTCGGCGTGCTCCGCACCGAACACGGCCGGGCCCGGGTGGTGCCGGTGTGGCGCGCGGGCCGCTGGACGATCGACCGCCACCTGTTCGTGAACTCGGGGGCGATCGCGTGCTGA
- a CDS encoding type II secretion system F family protein: MITAWFPLCVGAALACWPAPPNRLQAVIEPPTTIRVPDVWRVVRWLFPTALAGLVAGIGGAIAAGMLTLAWRQEWRAHRRAGAELAMAAHTATALRTMVAELRSGAHPVTAAEAAADVVPALANDLRSLATAARLDSEPRAPALPELAAAWSLGKRYGLPMADVLDATRRDAEASLAFARRMRAKLAGPRASAAVLTGLPALCLLLGQAMGAAPLTVLTGSTPGQLLLIAGSGLLWAGTAWCRALTGRTRIR, translated from the coding sequence ATGATCACGGCGTGGTTCCCATTGTGCGTCGGCGCGGCGCTGGCGTGCTGGCCCGCACCACCGAACCGGCTCCAAGCGGTGATCGAGCCACCGACGACGATCCGCGTTCCCGACGTGTGGCGCGTCGTCCGCTGGCTGTTCCCCACGGCACTCGCGGGTTTGGTGGCCGGAATCGGCGGTGCGATCGCCGCGGGCATGCTGACGCTGGCCTGGCGCCAGGAGTGGCGAGCCCACCGGCGCGCCGGCGCCGAACTCGCGATGGCGGCGCACACCGCGACCGCGTTGCGGACGATGGTGGCCGAGCTGCGTTCCGGCGCCCACCCCGTCACCGCGGCGGAAGCGGCCGCGGACGTCGTCCCGGCGCTGGCGAACGACCTCCGCTCCTTGGCGACGGCGGCCCGGCTCGACAGCGAACCGCGCGCACCAGCCCTGCCCGAGCTGGCCGCGGCCTGGAGTCTGGGCAAGCGCTACGGCTTGCCGATGGCCGACGTCCTCGACGCGACCCGCCGCGACGCCGAAGCGAGCCTGGCGTTCGCCCGCCGGATGCGCGCGAAGCTGGCCGGCCCCCGAGCGAGCGCGGCGGTGCTGACCGGCCTTCCAGCCCTGTGCCTGCTGCTCGGGCAGGCCATGGGCGCGGCCCCGCTGACGGTGCTGACCGGAAGCACCCCCGGCCAGCTGCTCCTGATCGCGGGCAGCGGTCTGCTCTGGGCAGGAACGGCGTGGTGCCGCGCCCTGACCGGACGGACGCGCATCCGATGA
- a CDS encoding glycoside hydrolase family 3 protein, whose translation MSVDAQAEAAATQALRGLTLEEKVGQLFITWVNGKTADEVNPKNQTDFGVDTPAQVVRKYHLGGVIYFNNDTRDNFDDPVQVAKLSNGLQKAAITSGAHIPLQVAADQEGGTVTRMGAPATEFPNAMAISAGRDTGRATKAATILGQELRAVGINQDFAPDSDVNSNPANPVIGVRSFAGQPGLASDFVTAELKGFQKSVAATSKHFPGHGAAPTDSHTGLPRIDSTEAQWRATDVPPFKAAIAAGVDSIMSAHIQFPSLDPSLEPATLSKPIITGKLRNELGYNGVVVTDALEMQGVRQLHSDAEIPVLALKAGIDQLLMPVHLDLAINSVLTAVKTGDIPMQRIDQSVLRVLKLKFKRGILFSPFVDTNRVMKTVGIPASLATAQDIADRGITAVANDAGVLPLKQKPATALVTGWGVSTTATLAQKLTAHGTAATAYQTGQAPTDAQIAQAVANAKNTDLVVVLTNNIATFPLQTKLLDALQATGKPVVAVAAQIPYDAGYPSTVKTWLATYGYITPTLEALAKVVLGETKPVGKLPVDIPAGADLTTVKYPFGHGLTW comes from the coding sequence ATGAGCGTGGACGCCCAGGCCGAGGCCGCCGCCACGCAGGCGCTGCGGGGGCTGACGCTGGAAGAAAAGGTCGGGCAGCTGTTCATCACCTGGGTGAACGGCAAGACGGCCGACGAGGTGAACCCGAAGAACCAGACCGACTTCGGCGTGGACACCCCGGCGCAGGTGGTCCGGAAGTACCACCTGGGCGGTGTCATCTACTTCAACAACGACACGCGCGACAACTTCGACGACCCGGTCCAGGTCGCCAAGCTGTCCAACGGGCTGCAGAAGGCCGCCATCACCAGCGGGGCGCACATCCCGTTGCAGGTCGCCGCCGACCAGGAGGGTGGCACCGTCACGCGGATGGGGGCGCCGGCCACCGAGTTCCCGAACGCCATGGCCATCTCCGCCGGGCGGGACACCGGGCGGGCCACCAAGGCCGCCACCATCCTCGGCCAGGAACTGCGGGCCGTCGGGATCAACCAGGACTTCGCACCCGATTCGGACGTCAACTCGAACCCCGCCAACCCGGTCATCGGCGTGCGGTCCTTCGCCGGGCAGCCCGGGCTGGCCAGTGACTTCGTCACCGCCGAGCTCAAGGGCTTCCAGAAGTCCGTGGCCGCGACCAGCAAGCACTTCCCCGGGCACGGCGCCGCGCCGACCGACAGCCACACCGGGCTGCCGCGGATCGACAGCACCGAGGCGCAGTGGCGGGCCACCGACGTGCCGCCGTTCAAGGCCGCCATCGCGGCCGGTGTCGACTCGATCATGAGCGCGCACATCCAGTTTCCCAGCCTCGACCCGTCGCTCGAACCCGCGACGCTGTCGAAGCCGATCATCACCGGCAAGCTGCGCAACGAGCTCGGGTACAACGGGGTCGTCGTCACCGACGCCCTCGAGATGCAGGGCGTGCGCCAGCTGCACAGCGACGCCGAGATCCCGGTGCTCGCGCTGAAGGCCGGCATCGACCAGCTGCTCATGCCGGTGCACCTCGACCTCGCCATCAACTCGGTGCTCACCGCCGTGAAGACCGGCGACATCCCGATGCAGCGGATCGACCAGAGCGTGCTGCGCGTGCTGAAGCTGAAGTTCAAGCGCGGCATCCTGTTCTCGCCGTTCGTCGACACGAACCGCGTCATGAAGACCGTGGGCATCCCGGCGAGCCTCGCCACCGCGCAGGACATCGCCGACCGCGGCATCACGGCCGTAGCGAACGACGCCGGGGTGCTGCCGCTCAAGCAGAAGCCCGCGACCGCGCTCGTCACCGGCTGGGGTGTCTCGACCACCGCGACCCTCGCCCAGAAGCTGACCGCGCACGGCACGGCCGCGACCGCCTACCAGACCGGCCAGGCCCCGACGGACGCGCAGATCGCGCAGGCCGTCGCGAACGCCAAGAACACCGACCTGGTCGTCGTGCTGACCAACAACATCGCCACCTTCCCGCTGCAGACCAAGCTGCTCGACGCCCTCCAGGCCACCGGGAAACCGGTCGTCGCGGTCGCCGCGCAGATTCCGTACGACGCCGGCTACCCGAGCACCGTCAAGACGTGGCTGGCCACCTACGGCTACATCACGCCGACCCTCGAAGCACTGGCCAAGGTGGTGCTCGGCGAGACGAAGCCGGTCGGGAAGCTGCCGGTCGACATTCCGGCGGGCGCCGACCTGACCACGGTCAAGTACCCGTTCGGCCACGGGCTGACCTGGTGA
- a CDS encoding type II secretion system F family protein: protein MNAAALVLVASALLIWPDDTMARRFGQPHSVRKWPRAIVPIATASAGVSTAVLVGGVAGVTLGAIVTGTGWWAMHRTRRPRAPTTDIATRLRLAGTLDLLAACLRAGLPVPSALEAVAGTAPTEAGAAMRSTAGLLALGSRPEEAWEPVRTAPGLAELAGAAIRTSRSGAAFAAAAADLAGRFRDELAAEAEERAERAGVALALPVGVCFLPAFFCLGVLPVVLGLAGHLGPLF, encoded by the coding sequence ATGAACGCGGCCGCACTGGTCCTCGTGGCCTCAGCCCTGCTCATCTGGCCGGACGACACCATGGCGAGGCGCTTCGGCCAACCCCACTCCGTCCGGAAGTGGCCACGCGCGATAGTCCCCATCGCGACAGCGTCGGCCGGGGTATCGACAGCCGTACTGGTCGGCGGAGTGGCCGGGGTGACCCTGGGCGCGATCGTGACCGGCACCGGCTGGTGGGCGATGCACCGCACCCGCCGTCCACGCGCACCCACGACGGACATCGCGACCAGGCTCCGGCTCGCGGGAACGCTCGACCTCCTGGCGGCCTGCCTGCGAGCGGGGCTGCCGGTTCCGTCGGCGCTCGAAGCCGTCGCCGGCACCGCGCCCACCGAAGCGGGTGCGGCGATGCGCTCGACCGCCGGCCTCCTGGCCCTCGGTTCCCGTCCGGAAGAGGCGTGGGAACCGGTGCGCACCGCTCCCGGCCTCGCCGAACTGGCGGGCGCGGCCATCCGGACGTCCCGCTCCGGCGCGGCCTTCGCCGCGGCGGCCGCCGACCTCGCCGGCCGGTTCCGGGACGAGCTGGCCGCGGAAGCGGAGGAACGCGCCGAACGGGCCGGGGTGGCGCTCGCCCTGCCGGTGGGCGTGTGTTTCCTACCGGCCTTCTTCTGCCTGGGCGTGCTGCCGGTCGTCCTCGGCCTGGCCGGCCACCTCGGCCCGCTCTTCTGA
- a CDS encoding serine hydrolase, whose product MLVALTTLTVSDSGASAITGHHDAGRFDRPQQGFAPAWTTLRAGPPQQVGLDPAPMKAAEDFLASWTKPDATGHPHFSGAVGLLAHDGVIVDRYAVGGALRYADAAGTELPADQQVPMKNDTIFDMASISKLFTSIAVLQLVERGQLTIDTPVSRFFPEFATGDKAAITVKMLLTHVSGFDADPIPSLWAGYPDIPSRRQAVLDSPLKNKPGTTYLYSDINLLTLGFIVEKLTGQTLDKVVHDRITAPLGMVDTGYNPPASKLNRIAATEFEANPPRGMVRGSVHDENAWSLGGVAGHAGVFSTAGDMATLAQTMLNGGSYRGHRILGEETVRQMMLTNYNQQFPDDAHGLGFELDQPWYMGALASPVTAGHTGFTGTTLVIDPESRSFAILLTNRVHPSRGWGSINTARQVWATSLARAMAVRPAVGKDAWASTLGNASVATLSTRPFTTESDQARVSFYAFVDTEGPTDPLQLQASTDGVNWQPIAVSVSGPGAPSGSVTSLSGHGHRAWWKVIGPLPHAASISLRWRYSTDPNYTGRGVSVDGVKVTESGRSLLDGERNPAAFVAEGWQLSAR is encoded by the coding sequence GTGCTGGTCGCGCTGACTACGTTGACCGTGTCGGATTCGGGAGCCAGCGCCATCACGGGACACCACGACGCCGGCCGTTTCGACCGGCCGCAGCAGGGGTTCGCCCCGGCGTGGACGACCCTGCGCGCCGGACCCCCGCAGCAAGTGGGCCTCGACCCGGCGCCGATGAAGGCGGCCGAGGACTTCCTGGCGAGCTGGACCAAGCCGGACGCCACCGGGCACCCGCACTTCTCCGGCGCGGTGGGCCTGCTGGCGCACGACGGCGTCATCGTCGACCGGTACGCGGTCGGCGGCGCGCTGCGGTACGCCGACGCCGCGGGCACCGAACTGCCCGCCGACCAGCAGGTCCCCATGAAGAACGACACGATCTTCGACATGGCTTCGATTTCGAAGCTGTTCACGTCGATCGCCGTCCTGCAGCTCGTCGAGCGCGGGCAGCTGACCATCGACACCCCGGTGTCCCGCTTCTTCCCCGAGTTCGCCACCGGCGACAAAGCGGCCATCACGGTCAAGATGCTGCTCACGCACGTCTCCGGGTTCGACGCCGACCCGATCCCCTCGCTCTGGGCCGGCTACCCGGACATCCCGTCGCGCCGCCAGGCCGTGCTCGACAGCCCGCTGAAGAACAAGCCGGGCACGACGTACCTCTACTCCGACATCAACCTGCTCACGCTCGGCTTCATCGTCGAGAAGCTGACCGGGCAGACCCTCGACAAGGTCGTCCACGACCGGATCACCGCGCCGCTCGGGATGGTCGACACCGGGTACAACCCGCCCGCGTCGAAGCTGAACCGGATCGCCGCGACGGAGTTCGAGGCGAACCCGCCGCGCGGGATGGTGCGCGGCAGCGTGCACGACGAAAACGCGTGGTCGCTCGGCGGCGTCGCCGGGCACGCCGGGGTCTTCAGCACCGCCGGCGACATGGCCACCCTCGCCCAGACGATGCTCAACGGCGGCAGCTACCGCGGGCACCGGATCCTGGGCGAAGAGACCGTGCGGCAGATGATGCTGACGAACTACAACCAGCAGTTCCCGGACGACGCGCACGGCTTGGGCTTCGAGCTCGACCAGCCCTGGTACATGGGCGCGCTGGCGTCGCCGGTCACCGCGGGCCACACCGGCTTCACCGGGACGACGCTGGTCATCGACCCGGAGTCGCGCTCCTTCGCGATCCTGCTGACCAACCGGGTGCACCCGAGCCGCGGCTGGGGCTCGATCAACACCGCCCGCCAGGTGTGGGCGACGTCGCTGGCCAGGGCCATGGCGGTGCGGCCGGCGGTCGGGAAGGACGCCTGGGCGAGCACGCTGGGTAATGCGAGCGTTGCCACGCTGAGTACTCGGCCTTTTACTACGGAGAGCGATCAAGCTCGCGTCTCGTTCTACGCTTTCGTGGACACCGAAGGCCCGACTGATCCACTTCAGCTGCAAGCCAGCACCGACGGGGTGAACTGGCAACCGATCGCCGTATCGGTATCCGGACCGGGGGCACCCTCCGGAAGCGTGACGTCGCTCTCCGGACACGGCCACCGTGCCTGGTGGAAGGTCATCGGGCCGTTGCCGCACGCGGCCTCGATCAGCCTCCGCTGGCGTTACAGCACCGACCCGAACTACACGGGACGCGGAGTTTCGGTCGACGGTGTGAAAGTCACCGAGAGCGGCCGATCACTCCTCGACGGTGAACGAAACCCGGCCGCTTTCGTCGCGGAGGGTTGGCAGTTGAGCGCTCGGTGA
- a CDS encoding TadE family type IV pilus minor pilin translates to MTVEAALGLAGLTVTTVLLVAALTALTSQLRCTDAAREAARLLSRGQPERAAAAVHQIAPAGANLAIEQAGDAITVKVTAQPAGNLLPALHLNATAYAVAEPGTRTTDD, encoded by the coding sequence GTGACGGTCGAAGCGGCCCTCGGCCTGGCCGGCCTGACGGTGACGACAGTGCTGCTGGTAGCGGCCCTGACGGCGTTGACGAGCCAACTGCGCTGCACGGACGCCGCCCGCGAGGCGGCAAGGCTCCTCTCGAGAGGCCAACCCGAGCGAGCGGCCGCGGCCGTCCACCAGATCGCCCCAGCGGGCGCGAACCTGGCGATCGAGCAAGCAGGCGACGCGATCACGGTGAAGGTGACGGCCCAACCAGCCGGCAACCTGCTCCCGGCACTCCACCTGAACGCGACGGCCTACGCGGTGGCCGAGCCGGGCACCAGGACCACAGATGACTGA
- a CDS encoding Rv3654c family TadE-like protein gives MTDHRQDSGAATIWSALAVAALTSVATLGIWLGAATIARHRAETAADLGALAAASHAAEGPTQACERARWVTDRMGVKLLTCRWQRLDALIEVESPTGALAGLPAPAARARAGPTGQPP, from the coding sequence ATGACTGACCACCGCCAGGACAGCGGAGCGGCCACCATTTGGTCGGCACTGGCCGTGGCGGCGTTGACGAGCGTGGCCACCCTCGGCATCTGGCTCGGAGCCGCGACGATCGCCCGCCACCGAGCAGAGACAGCAGCTGACCTGGGCGCCCTGGCAGCGGCCTCTCACGCGGCGGAGGGGCCGACGCAGGCCTGCGAACGCGCCAGGTGGGTCACCGACCGGATGGGTGTGAAGCTCCTGACGTGCCGCTGGCAACGCCTGGACGCCCTGATCGAGGTCGAGTCCCCAACAGGAGCCCTCGCCGGCCTACCCGCCCCGGCAGCCCGAGCCCGCGCCGGTCCCACAGGCCAACCACCGTGA
- a CDS encoding DUF4244 domain-containing protein, with translation MRAFTRRPRSDDGSTTVEYAIVTVAVAAFAAVLYTLLTGDSVVSWLTNLVMKALTVPS, from the coding sequence ATGCGTGCGTTCACCCGCCGCCCCCGCTCGGACGACGGCTCGACGACCGTCGAATACGCGATCGTCACCGTGGCCGTCGCGGCGTTCGCGGCCGTCCTCTACACACTGCTCACCGGAGACTCGGTGGTCTCGTGGCTGACGAACCTGGTCATGAAGGCCCTGACGGTGCCATCGTGA
- the ssd gene encoding septum site-determining protein Ssd has protein sequence MTGERPLVVAADETVLDEILRVAAVAGCELDRAPDLTAAHGHWARAPLVVLDEEAVRLPPALPRRPGILLVCKGSPGPETWRHAFRGGVERVISLPDEETELAGAFADVVETPAEEPGLVLGVVGGRGGAGASVFAATLALAADREPGGALLVDCDPLGGGLDVLLGLEKAPGPRWSDVRLTGRVSLPSLAATLPRRRHRGGSLPVLACGPEGEGPSVESLSAVLSAGRRSGRTVVCDLPRTLTDAAAEAVAVADLVVLVVPVELRACLAAKQVLRRLSELTARTGVVACGRSRAEAPQAHAAGLLGPPVLASMPPERGLPAAVERGEFPAKSTGPVAKAAARVLTAARREARAATR, from the coding sequence ATGACGGGGGAACGACCGCTGGTGGTCGCCGCGGACGAAACCGTGCTCGACGAGATACTGCGCGTGGCGGCGGTCGCGGGCTGCGAGCTGGACCGGGCACCGGACCTGACCGCGGCACACGGCCACTGGGCCCGCGCGCCCCTGGTGGTCCTCGACGAAGAAGCCGTGCGCCTGCCGCCGGCCCTGCCCCGGCGCCCCGGGATCCTGCTGGTCTGCAAGGGCAGCCCGGGACCGGAGACGTGGCGCCACGCGTTCCGCGGCGGCGTAGAGCGCGTGATCTCGTTGCCGGACGAGGAGACCGAACTCGCCGGCGCGTTCGCCGACGTCGTCGAAACACCGGCGGAGGAACCCGGCCTGGTGCTCGGTGTCGTCGGCGGCCGAGGAGGTGCGGGCGCGTCCGTCTTCGCGGCGACGCTGGCGCTGGCAGCGGACCGGGAGCCGGGCGGCGCCCTGCTGGTGGACTGCGACCCGCTCGGCGGCGGCCTGGATGTGTTGCTGGGTCTGGAAAAAGCGCCCGGCCCGCGTTGGTCGGACGTACGCCTGACCGGCCGCGTCTCACTGCCATCGCTGGCCGCGACCCTCCCACGGCGAAGACACCGCGGCGGCAGCCTGCCGGTGCTGGCGTGCGGCCCCGAGGGCGAAGGCCCGTCGGTCGAGTCCCTGTCGGCGGTCCTTTCCGCGGGCCGCCGCTCGGGCCGCACGGTGGTGTGCGACCTCCCCCGCACCCTCACCGACGCGGCCGCGGAAGCGGTGGCGGTCGCCGACCTGGTGGTGCTGGTGGTCCCGGTGGAACTCCGCGCCTGCCTGGCGGCGAAGCAGGTCCTGCGCCGCCTGTCGGAGCTGACGGCCCGAACGGGGGTGGTCGCATGTGGACGTTCGAGAGCCGAAGCCCCCCAAGCCCACGCGGCCGGCCTCCTGGGCCCACCCGTACTGGCCTCGATGCCCCCGGAACGCGGCCTCCCAGCCGCAGTGGAGCGCGGCGAGTTCCCGGCCAAATCAACCGGCCCGGTGGCCAAGGCAGCAGCCCGAGTCCTGACCGCAGCCCGCCGCGAAGCCCGAGCGGCCACCCGATGA
- a CDS encoding HAD family phosphatase: MAEPSSAPSRTRKPGPEHAVAAFFDLDKTIIASSSALAFSKPLLREGLINRRAALRSAYAQLVFSLAGADENKTERLRAEVSALCAGWDVAQVSSIVRETLHDVVDPLVYAEAAELIARHRADGHDVIVLSATGEEVVAPVAEMLGATRSVATRMQIVDGRYSGEVDFYCYGANKAVAAKQLAATHGYDLAECFAYTDSSTDIPLLEVVGHPHAVNPDKLLRREALDRGWPILAFDRPMSLRTRIPTRSAGIVALGVGAVAAGATWYGLSRRRRSR, translated from the coding sequence GTGGCCGAACCGAGCAGTGCGCCGTCGCGCACCCGGAAGCCGGGCCCGGAGCACGCGGTGGCCGCGTTCTTCGACCTGGACAAGACGATCATCGCTTCGTCGAGCGCGCTGGCGTTCAGCAAACCGTTGCTGAGGGAGGGTTTGATCAACCGTCGCGCCGCGTTGCGAAGCGCCTACGCGCAGCTTGTGTTTTCACTCGCCGGCGCCGACGAAAACAAAACCGAGAGGTTGCGCGCCGAGGTTTCCGCGCTGTGCGCGGGCTGGGACGTCGCCCAGGTTTCGTCGATCGTCCGCGAAACCCTGCACGACGTCGTCGACCCGCTCGTGTACGCGGAAGCGGCGGAACTGATCGCGCGCCACCGCGCGGACGGCCACGACGTCATCGTGCTTTCGGCGACCGGCGAGGAGGTCGTCGCGCCCGTCGCCGAAATGCTCGGGGCGACCCGCAGCGTCGCGACGCGGATGCAGATCGTCGACGGCCGCTACTCCGGCGAAGTCGACTTCTACTGCTACGGGGCGAACAAGGCCGTCGCGGCGAAGCAGCTCGCCGCGACGCACGGCTACGACCTCGCCGAGTGCTTCGCCTACACCGACTCGAGCACCGACATCCCGCTGCTCGAGGTGGTCGGGCACCCGCACGCGGTCAACCCGGACAAGCTCCTGCGGCGCGAGGCGCTCGACCGCGGCTGGCCGATCCTGGCGTTCGACCGGCCGATGTCGCTGCGCACCCGGATCCCCACCCGATCGGCGGGGATCGTGGCCCTCGGCGTCGGCGCGGTGGCCGCCGGAGCGACCTGGTACGGCCTCAGCCGTCGCCGTCGGTCCCGGTAG